DNA from Pseudomonas putida:
TTTGCTTGCCGGCATTGATCATGTCGGCATCGATAGTGCTTTCGGTCGGGAATTCGCCCATGCCGAGCAGGCCGTTTTCCGACTGCAGCATCACATCCATATCGGCCGGTACATAGTTGGCCACCAGGGTCGGAATGCCGATGCCCAGGTTGACGTAGTAGCCGTCCTTCAGTTCACGGGCGACGCGTTGTGCCATCTGTTCGCGGGTCAGTGCCATGGTCAGGATCTCTTTGTTGTTCTGGTGATGGCGCTCAGGCCTTGACGGTGCGCTTTTCGATACGCTTTTCGAAGGTGCCGACGATGACACGGTCCACGTAGATGCCCGGGGTGTGGATTTCGCTGGGCAGCAGCACGCCCGGCTCGACGATTTCTTCCACTTCGACCACGGTGATCTTGCCGGCGGTGGCCGCCAGCGGGTTGAAGTTTTGCGCGGTGTTGCGGTACACCACGTTACCGTAGTGGTCGGCCTTCCAGCCCTTGACGATGGCGAAGTCACCGGTGATGGATTCTTCGAGGATGTACTTGCGGCCCTTGAACTCGCGCACTTCCTTGCCGTCGGCTACCGGTGTGCCGTAGCCGGTGGCAGTGTAGAACGCCGGGATGCCGGCCCCTCCTGCGCGCATTTTTTCGGCGAGGGTGCCCTGCGGGGTCAGTTCCACTTCCAGTTCGCCGCTGAGCAGCTGGCGCTCGAACTCGGCGTTTTCGCCCACGTAGGAGGCGATCATCTTGCGGATCTGCCGGTCTTCCAGCAGCACACCCAGGCCGAAGCCGTCGACGCCGCAGTTGTTGGAGACCACCGTCAGGCCCTTGACGCCACGCCGCTTGATTTCGCTGATAAGGTTTTCCGGGATGCCGCACAGGCCAAAGCCACCGGCCAGTACCGTCATGTTGTCGGTCAGGCCTTCGAGGGCCTGTTCATAGGTTGCAACGCGCTTGTCCAGTCCGGCCATGCTGATCCGCCTTTTGTAGTTGTTGAACCGACGAGGCTGTCGGTGAGCGTGTGCAGACATCTTCACCGCAAGCGACTGATTTGTTAATTTTGTTTTCGTCATCGATTGATAACTTTTACAAAACAAACAATAGGCCCGACATGAACGTCAAGCAACTGCGCGCCTTTGTCGCCGTGGCCAAGTACCAGAGCTTCGCCCAGGCCGGTGAACACCTGCATGTTTCGCAACCGGCCTTGAGCCTGACCATCAAGGCCCTGGAAGAAAACCTTGGCGGCGCCCTGCTCAGCCGCACCACGCGCAGCGTCAGCCTGACCGCCGAAGGCGAAGTGCTACTGCCACTGGCACGGCGCCTGCTGGCCGACTGGGACGACACCGAGGAGATGCTGCGCCAGCGCTTCACCCTGCAACTGGGCCGCGTGTCGGTGGCGGCCATGCCGGCCTTCGCCGGCAATTTGCTGCCCCATTCGCTCAAGGTGTTTCGCCAACGCTACCCCAAGGTCAACGTCACCGTGCATGACGTGATCAACGAACAGGTACAGGAACTGGTTCGCCATCGCCGCGTCGAACTGGGCATCGGCTTCGAGCCGGATAACATCGATGGGCTGGACTTTCACCCGCTGTACATGGACCGCTTCGTTGCAGTGCTGCCCGCCGACTCACCCTTGGCACTGCTGCCCCAGGTCAGCTGGGCACAGCTGATGGCCGAAGATTTCGTGGCCCTGCAACGCCCTTCGGCGGTGCGCCTGCTGATGGAGCAGAATGTGGCGGCCCAACACGGCAAGCTGGCAGTGGCCTTCGAGAGCCACCAGCTGACAACCATTGGCCGCATGGTCGCCAGCGGCCTGGGGGTCAGTGCAGTGCCGGCGCTGTGCATCAACCAGATGCAGGAGCTGGGCGCCCGTTGCGTGACCTTGGTCGAGCCTGTCGTCGAGCGGCGCATTGGCGTGATTGCGCTCAGCGAGCACCAGCTTTCCACCGCAGCGCAAGCGCTGCTTGAAGTTCTGCTTTCCAATACCCGCATCCCGGAGGTGACATGCGTTATGTGAAACTGGCAGGTACGCAGGTCCCGGCCATCGGCCAGGGCACTTGGTACATGGGGAAGACCCTGCGCGCAAGGCTGACGAAGTGGCGGCCCTGCAACAGGGTATCGAGCTGGGCCTGAACCTGATCGACACCGCCGAGATGTATGCCGAAGGGGGGGCGGAAGAAGTCGTTGGCCAGGCCATTGCCGGGCGCCGCGAGCAGGTGTTTCTGGTCAGCAAGGTCTACCCGCACAATGCCGGCCGCCGCAACATGTCGGCCGCCTGCGAACGTAGCCTCACGCGCTTGGGCACCGACTGCATCGATCTTTACCTGTTGCACTGGCGAGGCCAGCACCCGCTGGAGGAAACCGTCGAAGCCTTCGAACGCTTGCGCGAGCAAGGCAAGATCAAGCGCTGGGGCGTGTCCAACTTCGACGTCGATGACCTGCGCGAACTGCACAACCCTGACTGTGCCACCAACCAGGTGCTGTACAACCCGGCCCAACGTGGCATCGAATTCGACTTGCTGCCGTGGTGCGAAAAGCGTGCATTACCGACCATGGCCTACTGCCCGCTGGCCCAAGGCGGGCGCTTGTTGCAACACCCGGTACTGGCAGAAATCGCCGAGCGCCATGGCGCCACACCGGCCCAGGTTAGCCTGGCCTGGGTGACCCGTGATGACGGGGTGGTTGCCATCCCCAAGGCGGTGACGCCCGAGCATGTGCGGCTGAATGCGGCTGCGGGTGCGCTGACCTTGACCCGCGAAGACCTGCGAGCGATTGATCGGGCGTTCCCGGCACCCACGCGCAAGCAGCGGTTAGCGATGGTCTGAGTGGTAGCACTGCTAATTGTATGAGCGGCCTTGGGCCGCTCATACAATTAGCGTACGGTTAATGAAAATCCCGGCTACGCACATCCAGCCCTTGCAACAGCGGGCTCACATCCTCCAGCCGCCGTGCAATCAAGTGCCGCACACCATTCTCCTGCTCCAGCCGCCCACTGACCTTGAGCAGCTGAGACCCCACCAAGGCTCGCCGCTGCCGTTCGGCAATATCCCGCCACACCACCACGTTGACCATCCCGTGCTCATCCTCCAGGGTAACGAAGGTCACTCCACTCGCGGTCTGGGGCCGTTGGCGGCCTACTACCAGCCCGGCCACGGCAATGGTGTCGCCATGCTCGACACCTTGCAGCTCACTCGAGCTACGACACCCCAGCGCCCTCAGGCGTGAGCGCAGCAGGGCCAGTGGATGCGGGCCAAGCGTAGTACCGAGGGTTTGATAATCGGCTACCAGGTCCTCGTCCACGGTAGGTGCAGGCAAAGCCACCGCCACTTCCGGCAAGGCTTGCACGTCGGCGAACAACGGCAGCTGCGGCTGCACCGCTGCCACCTGCCAGCGTGCCTGATGCCGATCGCTGGCCAAGGCCCGCAGCGCTCCGGCATCGGCCAGGCGGGCTCGGGCCCGTGAGTCGAGCCCGGCACGCAGGCACAGGTCTTCGACGTCGCGCCATGGCCGTTGCGCCCTTGCCTGCTGCAAACGCCTGGCATCGGCTTCGGCCAGGCCACGCACAAGGCGCAAGCCCATGCGAATGGCCAACGTGCCATGCTCATCAGGCTCGAGGGTACAGTCCCATTCACTGTGGCAAACGTCTACGGGCCGCACCTCGATACCCTGGCGGCGAGCCTCCTGCAGCAACTGGTCAGGGCTGTAGAAGCCCATCGGCCAGCTGTTGACCAACGCACACGTGAAGATCGCCGGCTCATGGCACTTCAACCAACTGCTGGCGTAGCACAGCAGGGCAAAACTGGCCGCATGCGATTCAGGGAAGCCATAGCTGCCAAAGCCCTTGATTTGCTCGAAGATGCGCTGGGCAAACGCCAGCTCGTAACCGTTGCGCAGCATGCCCTGTACCAGCCGCTCGCGGTGCGGTTCCAGGCCCCCATGGCGCTTCCAGGCCGCCATGCTGCGGCGCAACTGGTCAGCCTCGCCCGGCGTATAGTCGGCTGCGACCATGGCCAGTTCCATCACCTGCTCCTGGAATAGCGGTACACCCAACGTACGTTCGAAGACTGCCTTGAGTTGCGCGGACGGGTACGTCACCGGCTCCTGTTTCAGGCGCCGGCGCAGGTACGGATGAACCATGTCGCCCTGGATCGGACCGGGGCGGACGATGGCCACTTCGATGACCAGATCGTAGAACGTGGTGGGCCGCAGCCTGGGCAACATGGCCATTTGCGCGCGTGACTCGATCTGGAACACACCCATGGTCTCGGCGCGGCTGATCATGGCGTAGGTGGCTGGGTCTTCGCTGGGGATGGTCGCCAGGGTCAGCTGCCGGCCACGGTGGCGCTGCAGCAGGTCGAAGCAACGGCGCAAGGCACTGAGCATGCCCAGCGCCAGCACGTCGACCTTGAGCAAGCCGACCATGTCCAGGTCGTCCTTGTCCCACTGGATCACCGTACGCTGCGCCATGGCCGCATTCTCCACTGGCACCAACTGGTCGAGCGGTTGCTGGGAGATGACGAAGCCACCTGGGTGTTGCGACAGGTGCCGGGGAAGCCGATCAGTTCACCAGCAAGTACCAGCACCCGCCGCAGCGAAGGGCTGCCGGCCTCAAAACCGGCCTCGGCCAGGCGCTGCTCATCGGGTATACGGTCGCTCCAGCGGCCACAGCACTTGGCCAATGCATCCACCTGGTCGGCAGGCAGCCCCAGCACCCTCGCCACATCCCGCACAGCTCCGGCGGCATGATAGGTGTTGACCACCGCCGTCAGTGCTGCACGGTGCCGGCCATAGCGGCGGAACACGTACTGGATCACTTCTTCGCGTCGGTCATGCTCGAAATCCACATCGATATCGGGCGGCTCGTTGCGTTCGCGAGACAGAAATCGCTCGAACAGCAGGTGATGCTCCATAGGGTCGAGTTCGGTGATGCCCAGCACGAAACACACTACCGAGTTGGCTGCCGAGCCACGGCCCTGGCACAGAATGCGCTGGCTGCGGGCGAAAGCGACAATGTCGTGCACGGTCAAGAAATAGCTTTCGTAACCAAGCTCTTCGATCAACGCCAGTTCCTTGGCCAGCACATCGCGCACCTTTTCACTTGGCCCGTTTGGCCAGCGCAACGGCAAGCCCTGCTCGCACAGATCACGCAACCAGCTGGCCGGGGTGTGGCCCTCGGGCACCAGTTCGCACGGGTACTGGTATTTCAATTCGCTGAGGTCGAATTGACAGCGCTGGGCAATGGTCAAGGTCTCTGCCAGCAAGTTGGCCGGGTACAGTTCCCCAGTTGCGCTTGGCTGCGCAGGTGCCGCTCGCCGTTGGCAAACAGAAAGCGCCCGGCCTCGTTTACCTGGCAATGCTGGCGGATGGCAGTCATGCAGTCCTGCAAGGCACGGCGGCCTCGCACATGCATATGTACGTCGCCACAGGCCACGGCGCGCACGCCCACATCAGCCGCCAGTGCCTGCAGACGCTGCAGGCGCATGGCATCGTCACAGCCCCGGTGCAGGTGCACGGCCAGCCACAGACGCTCGGCGAATACACTGCACAGCCATTCACCGGTGGCTTTATCAACACTGTCGTCGGCCACCCACAAGGCCAGCAGGCCTTGATGGTGCTGCTGCAGGTCGTCACGAAACAACTGGTACTCACCCTTCTCTGTCCGCCGCCGGGCACGGGTGATCAGTGCGCACAGGTTCTGGTAGCCGGTCAGGTTCTCGACCAACAGCACCAGCTTGGGCCCGTCGTGCAACTGCACCTCGCTGCCGACGATGAGCCGCAGCTGATGCGCCTTGGCGGCCTGCCAGGCGCGCACGATACCGGCCAACGTGCATTCGTCAGTAATCGCCAAGGCCTGGTAGCCTTGTTCGCGCGCGCGCCGGAACAGCTCATCGGCACTCGACGCACCGCGCTGGAAGCTGAAGTTGGACAGGCAATGCAGCTCGGCATAACCCGGCGTGCTCATGCGAACCAGCCCTGCAACCACAGTGGGCCGGCCTGGCTCAAGTCGCGGTAGGCCCAGCCGCGCAGGCCGTCACGGGTTTCGATATGGTAGTAATCGCGTCGCACATCGCCGCCATCCCACCAACCGGATTCGATGCGTTCAGCGTAACCCTGCACCTGATAGCCGGCGCCATCCAGCGCCATCGGTGCCGGCAGCAGCCAGCCTGGGCGACTGCCTGGGGCAACCGGCATGTGGCCTTGAGCGCCCTGCTCTGCCAGTTGCCAGGCGCATTCGGGGCGGTGATCGGCTGCCGCGCTTAGCCCCTTGACGGCCTCATCCCCCAGGCGCGCGCGCAGCCGCTCACGCAATTGCTCCCAGGGTTGCGCCTGTTGCGCCCGAGGGTCGAACAACGCCTGATGCTGTGGCACGAACGGTGGCAAGTCTTCGGCCACCAGCCGCAGGTTGCGCACCGGTGCGGGTATGCGTAGCGGCTCCAGGCGGCCACGGGCCAATTCGAACAACATCGACGCATCGCGTTCGGCCGCCAGCAGGCCAACCTTGAGCACCGTGTCTGGCCCCTCGGCATGCTCCAGATACAGGCAAAAGCGCTGCACCCCGCAGTCGCGCCCGGCCAGAAAGGCAGCAAGGTCGTTGAGCATGCGCCGCAGTGGGAACAACAGCGCCTGGTGCGATTCGACGTCGAAGTTCAGTTCGAGACGGGTTTCAAAGCGGTCCGGTGGCCGATAGAAGTCCAGCCCCAGGTTGCGCAGGCCTAGCAGCTGGTCGAGGTGCAACTGCACCTGGGCAGAAAAGCGTCTGGCCAACGTGTCGCGCGGCAAGGCCACTACCTGGCCCAGCTGGCGCAGGCCCATGCGGGCAAAAGCTTCGGCGGCTTCTGCCGGCAAGCCGACACGTGTGATGGGCATGCTCAACAGCGCTGCACGGGTGGCCTCGGCATCGCTCACGGCCAAGCCATCGTGCCCATTGGCAAGCATGCGAGCCGCCACCGGGTTGCTAGCCAGAACGATGCGTTGGCGCAGGCCCAGTTCTGCCAACTCCTGGCGCAGGCGCGCCTCGAACAAAGGCCAGGGGCCGAACAGTTGCAGGCTGGAGCCTACTTCCAGCAACAGCGCCCGAGGGTAATGCAGGCTGACCTGGGCACTGAAGCGGTAAGCCCAGGCTGCCAGCAGTTGCTGCACCTGGTCGATGCGTTTTGGGTCGACTTCGACGCAGGTGAAGCCATCCGCCAGGGCACGCGCTGCAGTCAGGGTTTGCCCGGCTCGCAGGCCCAGTGCAGCGGCGGCCATGTTGACCGACTGCAACACACGTCGCTGAGTCGGCCCGCCAATGAGTACCAAGGGGGTATCAAGGTCGTCACGCTCACGCAGCACGGTATCCAGCGCAAGCTGGGGGAGCAGAATGCAAGCCCAGAGCATGGCGCATCAGCCCCGCCCTGGGCAGGCAATGGGCAGCGCTGGAGGCATGCCACCACGGCTTTTCAGCACGCGCCATTGTGCCGGCCGAGTGTCGACGGCAATGCGCAGTGCTGCCGGTGAAGGGTTGTGCGCCGCCTGCTGCGGCCTGCAGGCGAATGCCAACGCCTGACCGGTTTCGGCGGCCACCTGCAAGCGCCGCAGGGCGCGGTCATCGGCGCGCTCCGGCCAGCACAGCACCGCCGCACAACTGCCCGAGCGCAGGCACTGCTCGGCGGCCCACAGGGCATCGGCAGGTTCGGCGTCCACTTGTACCAGCCAGCGCAGGTCCACACCTGCTGCCTGCCAGGCCGGTGCGTAAGGAATGAAGGGCGGTGCCACCAGCACTACGCGGTTGGCATCTGCACTCAGCCGGGCCAGGGTTGGCCACAGCAAGTGCAACTCGCCACAGCCGGGGCTGGCCAGCAACAGCTCGCTCAGTGCTGCCGCCGGCCAGCCGCCTTCGGGCAAGCGGGCGTCGAGGGCCGCATGGCCGGTTGGCTGCAACCCGAGTGGCCGCGCCTCGGCCTGCCGACCGCGCCAGATACGGCGCTGGTCGAGCAGCCTGTCGAGGTCGACCACCGCGCCCATCAGTCGCGCCTCAGCAGGCCGCAGAATACGCCTTCGATGAAGAATTCCTGTTCTGGCTGCACATCGATGGGCGCATAGGCCGGGTTACGGGGCAACAGCCGGTAATTGCCGCCCTGGCGTTGCAGGCGCTTGATGGTCACTTCGCCGTCCAGGCGCGCCACCACGATCTGCCCGTCACGGGCGTCGGCCTGTTGCAGGATGCCGACCAGGTCACCGTCGAAGATGCCGTCGTCGATCATCGAGTCGCCACGCACTTTAAGCAGGTAGTCAGGGGTGCGGCGGAACATGCTGGGGTCGAGCAGCAACTGTTCGTGGATATCGAGGTCCGGGCCTATGGGGGCGCCTGCCGCTACCTGGCCCAGCACCGGGATTTCGAGAATCTCCGGCCGGCGCAACGGTTCGGCCAGGCGAATGCCCCGCGCCTGGTTAGGCGTGACATCGATGTAACCGGCTTGGCACAGGGCGGTAATGTGCTTGCGGGCGACGCTGCGCGAAGCAAAACCGAAGCGCGTGGCGATATCGGCCAGGCTTGGCGGCTGGCTGTGCTCGGCAATGCGCTCGCGGATGAATTCGAAAATGGCGCGGCGCTTGGGGGTAAGATTGTCCATGGAGCACATTTGTACTCTTTTCGTGGCGCGCTGACCAGCCCCCTTTGTCGTCCACTTTGGTTATGATCCCTTGGCTTGTGTTTTTTTGATCTGGATATCCCATGCTGACCGCCCTGCTGTTCGACCTCGACGGAACCCTTACCGACACCGACCCCCTGCACCTGCAGGCCTTTCGCCAACTGCTGCGTGAGCACGACGGCCGTGAGCTGAGCCAGGCGCAGTTCGATGCTCAGGTCAGTGGCCGCGCCAATGGTGAACTGTTCGCCGAGCTGTTCAACGGCGCCAGTGTCGAACAGTGCCAGGCGTTGGCCGACCGCAAGGAGGCATTGTTCCGCGACCTGTCGCCGTCACTTGAACCCATGCCAGGCCTGCTGCGCCTGTTGGAGCACGCCCAGGCCCATGCCATCGGCATGTGTGTGGTGACCAACGCACCGCGACTGAACGCCGAGCACATGCTGAACGCCATGGGCCTTGGCCAGCGCTTTGAACATGTGTTGGTGGCCGAGGAACTGGCGCGGCCCAAGCCAGACCCGCTGCCTTACCTCACCGGGCTGCAGCAGCTGGGTGCCGAGGCCAGGCAGGCGCTGGCTTTCGAGGACTCATTGCCGGGGGTGACCGCTGCCAGTGGCGCGGGGATCTTTACCGTGGGCGTGGCAACGACGCAGACCGCTGAACGTTTGCTGGCGGCGGGTGCACAGCTGGTGATAGATGACTTCAACGACCCTGCACTGTGGGCCCTGATCGAGTCCATGCAGTAAGCATCTGGGGCCCCCATGCTGATCGACGAAGAACTGACCCTTAAAAAGCTGGAAACCTTCCTCGCCTTCATGCGCACCGGCAACCTCGGCCGCGCCGCCGCCGAGCTGTCGACCAGCGCAGTCAGCGTGCACCGTGCCATCCATTCGCTGGAAAGCGCGCTGCGCTGCCCTTTGTTCAAGCACGAAGGCCGCCAGCTGATCCCGCTGGAAAGCGCCTACGTGCTGGAAAAGAAAGCCCGGCAGCTGATCCAGGATGCCGAGCAGATGGTGCGTCAAACCCGCGAAGCCGCCGGTTTCTACGCCGAACGTTTCCGCCTCGGCGCACTCTACTC
Protein-coding regions in this window:
- a CDS encoding LysR family transcriptional regulator produces the protein MNVKQLRAFVAVAKYQSFAQAGEHLHVSQPALSLTIKALEENLGGALLSRTTRSVSLTAEGEVLLPLARRLLADWDDTEEMLRQRFTLQLGRVSVAAMPAFAGNLLPHSLKVFRQRYPKVNVTVHDVINEQVQELVRHRRVELGIGFEPDNIDGLDFHPLYMDRFVAVLPADSPLALLPQVSWAQLMAEDFVALQRPSAVRLLMEQNVAAQHGKLAVAFESHQLTTIGRMVASGLGVSAVPALCINQMQELGARCVTLVEPVVERRIGVIALSEHQLSTAAQALLEVLLSNTRIPEVTCVM
- the imuA gene encoding translesion DNA synthesis-associated protein ImuA yields the protein MGAVVDLDRLLDQRRIWRGRQAEARPLGLQPTGHAALDARLPEGGWPAAALSELLLASPGCGELHLLWPTLARLSADANRVVLVAPPFIPYAPAWQAAGVDLRWLVQVDAEPADALWAAEQCLRSGSCAAVLCWPERADDRALRRLQVAAETGQALAFACRPQQAAHNPSPAALRIAVDTRPAQWRVLKSRGGMPPALPIACPGRG
- a CDS encoding HAD family hydrolase, which translates into the protein MLTALLFDLDGTLTDTDPLHLQAFRQLLREHDGRELSQAQFDAQVSGRANGELFAELFNGASVEQCQALADRKEALFRDLSPSLEPMPGLLRLLEHAQAHAIGMCVVTNAPRLNAEHMLNAMGLGQRFEHVLVAEELARPKPDPLPYLTGLQQLGAEARQALAFEDSLPGVTAASGAGIFTVGVATTQTAERLLAAGAQLVIDDFNDPALWALIESMQ
- a CDS encoding DNA polymerase Y family protein, whose product is MLWACILLPQLALDTVLRERDDLDTPLVLIGGPTQRRVLQSVNMAAAALGLRAGQTLTAARALADGFTCVEVDPKRIDQVQQLLAAWAYRFSAQVSLHYPRALLLEVGSSLQLFGPWPLFEARLRQELAELGLRQRIVLASNPVAARMLANGHDGLAVSDAEATRAALLSMPITRVGLPAEAAEAFARMGLRQLGQVVALPRDTLARRFSAQVQLHLDQLLGLRNLGLDFYRPPDRFETRLELNFDVESHQALLFPLRRMLNDLAAFLAGRDCGVQRFCLYLEHAEGPDTVLKVGLLAAERDASMLFELARGRLEPLRIPAPVRNLRLVAEDLPPFVPQHQALFDPRAQQAQPWEQLRERLRARLGDEAVKGLSAAADHRPECAWQLAEQGAQGHMPVAPGSRPGWLLPAPMALDGAGYQVQGYAERIESGWWDGGDVRRDYYHIETRDGLRGWAYRDLSQAGPLWLQGWFA
- the lexA gene encoding transcriptional repressor LexA, with amino-acid sequence MCSMDNLTPKRRAIFEFIRERIAEHSQPPSLADIATRFGFASRSVARKHITALCQAGYIDVTPNQARGIRLAEPLRRPEILEIPVLGQVAAGAPIGPDLDIHEQLLLDPSMFRRTPDYLLKVRGDSMIDDGIFDGDLVGILQQADARDGQIVVARLDGEVTIKRLQRQGGNYRLLPRNPAYAPIDVQPEQEFFIEGVFCGLLRRD
- a CDS encoding CoA transferase subunit A, which codes for MAGLDKRVATYEQALEGLTDNMTVLAGGFGLCGIPENLISEIKRRGVKGLTVVSNNCGVDGFGLGVLLEDRQIRKMIASYVGENAEFERQLLSGELEVELTPQGTLAEKMRAGGAGIPAFYTATGYGTPVADGKEVREFKGRKYILEESITGDFAIVKGWKADHYGNVVYRNTAQNFNPLAATAGKITVVEVEEIVEPGVLLPSEIHTPGIYVDRVIVGTFEKRIEKRTVKA